A single genomic interval of Brevibacillus brevis harbors:
- a CDS encoding CidA/LrgA family protein, protein MKFVKGIVILLAFYGVGVAASKWLHIPLPGNLVGMLLLTLGLCMGWIRMDWVEQAGTFLIRHMLLFFVPIIVGVASYLNVFTQNPLPIILSMVLGPLLVMLVTGVVVQWYLKYHKQKSESSLQQEGRTLDA, encoded by the coding sequence ATGAAATTTGTTAAAGGAATCGTCATCCTGTTGGCTTTTTATGGGGTAGGCGTAGCTGCGAGCAAATGGCTGCATATTCCCCTGCCCGGGAACCTGGTGGGAATGCTGCTGTTAACACTGGGACTGTGTATGGGATGGATACGAATGGATTGGGTGGAACAAGCGGGTACTTTTCTGATCCGACATATGTTGCTCTTTTTCGTACCGATCATCGTCGGAGTTGCTTCCTATTTAAACGTATTCACGCAAAATCCATTGCCAATCATACTATCGATGGTTCTCGGTCCGTTGCTGGTCATGCTTGTGACTGGCGTGGTCGTGCAATGGTATTTGAAGTATCATAAACAAAAATCAGAATCGTCCTTGCAGCAAGAGGGGAGGACTCTGGATGCTTAG
- a CDS encoding DUF4177 domain-containing protein has product MFEYKFVRVELSSFRRQPKEDYQTVVHEHAKEGWRLVQIFAPSIGGDGLAKYFELIFEKPKS; this is encoded by the coding sequence ATGTTTGAATACAAATTCGTCCGAGTTGAGCTGTCCTCTTTTCGACGCCAACCAAAAGAAGATTATCAGACCGTTGTCCACGAGCACGCCAAGGAAGGCTGGCGTTTGGTGCAAATCTTTGCTCCAAGCATCGGGGGCGACGGTTTGGCCAAATACTTCGAATTGATTTTTGAAAAACCAAAGTCTTAA
- the mtaB gene encoding tRNA (N(6)-L-threonylcarbamoyladenosine(37)-C(2))-methylthiotransferase MtaB has product MSTVAFHTLGCKVNSYETEAIWQLFKADGYERVDFEQDDADVYVINTCTVTNTGDKKSRQVIRRAIRRNPEAIVAVTGCYAQTSPSEIAQIPGVDIVVGTQGREKLIEYVDQIRAERTPINAVGNIMKAREFEELDVPNFTDRTRASLKIQEGCNNFCTFCIIPWARGLMRSRKPESVVEQAQKLVEAGYLEIVLTGIHTGGYGEDLEDYNLAKLLIDLHQVEGLKRIRISSIEASQITDEVIEVINNSDRVVRHLHVPLQAGDDEVLKRMRRKYTTAEFYERMVKVREALPGAAITTDVIVGFPGETEEQFWNGYEFMKKIGFAEMHVFPYSMRTGTPAARMTDQIPEEEKNERVAKLLELNQELTLAYSKKFVGDVLEVIPERPFKEAPDSGLLMGYSDNYLNVVFPGDESMIGKICKVRLDEPGSEYCKGTFVRVVETGALPYLKERAI; this is encoded by the coding sequence ATGTCTACCGTTGCTTTTCATACATTGGGCTGCAAAGTAAACAGCTATGAAACAGAGGCCATCTGGCAATTGTTCAAGGCAGACGGCTACGAGAGAGTTGACTTTGAACAAGATGATGCAGATGTTTACGTCATTAATACTTGTACGGTTACGAACACGGGAGATAAGAAGAGCCGCCAAGTGATTCGTCGTGCGATTCGCCGTAATCCTGAGGCGATCGTAGCTGTAACTGGCTGCTATGCGCAAACCTCTCCAAGTGAGATTGCGCAAATTCCTGGTGTAGATATCGTAGTTGGTACACAAGGGCGCGAGAAGCTGATCGAGTACGTGGATCAAATTCGTGCAGAACGCACGCCGATCAACGCAGTAGGTAACATTATGAAAGCTCGCGAGTTCGAAGAGCTTGATGTTCCTAACTTTACGGATCGCACACGTGCTTCACTCAAGATTCAAGAGGGCTGCAACAACTTTTGTACGTTTTGTATTATTCCTTGGGCGCGCGGTCTGATGCGTTCCCGCAAACCGGAAAGCGTCGTTGAACAGGCTCAAAAGCTGGTGGAAGCGGGCTATCTGGAAATCGTTTTGACTGGGATTCATACGGGTGGATACGGCGAGGATTTGGAAGACTACAACTTGGCCAAGCTGTTGATTGACCTTCATCAAGTCGAAGGCCTCAAGCGAATCCGTATTAGTTCGATCGAAGCGAGCCAAATCACCGATGAAGTGATTGAGGTCATCAACAATTCCGATCGTGTCGTGCGCCATCTGCATGTACCGCTGCAAGCGGGAGATGACGAAGTGTTGAAACGCATGCGCCGCAAGTATACGACTGCTGAGTTTTACGAAAGAATGGTCAAAGTACGCGAAGCATTGCCAGGAGCAGCGATTACAACTGATGTCATCGTAGGCTTCCCGGGTGAGACCGAAGAGCAATTCTGGAACGGATACGAGTTTATGAAAAAAATCGGGTTTGCCGAGATGCACGTATTCCCGTACTCCATGCGTACAGGTACACCAGCAGCGCGTATGACGGATCAAATCCCTGAAGAGGAAAAGAACGAGCGCGTAGCGAAGCTTCTGGAGCTCAATCAGGAATTGACCTTGGCATACTCCAAGAAATTCGTAGGGGATGTACTGGAAGTCATTCCGGAGCGTCCGTTTAAGGAAGCACCAGATAGCGGTCTTCTGATGGGCTATTCGGACAACTATCTGAACGTCGTCTTCCCTGGCGATGAGAGCATGATCGGCAAGATTTGCAAGGTCAGACTGGATGAACCAGGCTCGGAATACTGCAAAGGGACTTTTGTTCGCGTAGTGGAAACAGGGGCGCTTCCTTACCTGAAGGAGCGAGCTATATGA
- the deoC gene encoding deoxyribose-phosphate aldolase, giving the protein MNMNKYIDHTLLKPDATQEMIDKLCAEAREHDFMSVCVNPYWVKRSAELLAGSDVKVCTVIGFPLGASTIESKAAETRDAIANGATEVDMVLNVGALKSGDLETVKKDIAAVKQAAGDILLKVILETCLLTEEEKVVACKLSVEAGADYVKTSTGFSTGGATVEDIALMRKTVGPNVGVKASGGVRDGETAVAMIEAGASRIGTSSGVSIVTGAKTTGSGY; this is encoded by the coding sequence ATGAACATGAACAAATATATTGACCACACGCTGTTGAAGCCTGATGCTACTCAAGAGATGATTGACAAGCTGTGTGCTGAAGCAAGAGAGCACGACTTCATGTCTGTTTGCGTAAACCCTTATTGGGTAAAACGCTCTGCTGAACTCTTGGCAGGCTCCGATGTGAAAGTGTGCACAGTTATCGGATTCCCTCTGGGAGCGAGCACCATCGAGTCCAAAGCAGCCGAAACCCGCGATGCGATTGCAAACGGAGCAACTGAGGTAGATATGGTACTGAACGTAGGTGCCTTGAAATCTGGCGACCTGGAAACTGTCAAAAAAGACATCGCTGCTGTGAAGCAAGCTGCTGGCGATATTCTCTTGAAAGTGATTCTGGAAACTTGCCTCTTGACCGAAGAAGAAAAAGTAGTTGCATGCAAGCTCTCCGTAGAAGCTGGTGCTGATTACGTAAAAACCTCCACAGGATTTTCAACAGGTGGAGCAACGGTTGAAGATATCGCGCTAATGCGTAAAACCGTAGGACCAAATGTAGGCGTAAAAGCGTCTGGTGGCGTTCGTGACGGCGAAACAGCGGTTGCGATGATCGAAGCAGGCGCGAGCCGTATCGGTACAAGCTCCGGTGTTTCCATTGTAACTGGAGCAAAAACAACAGGCAGCGGATACTAA
- a CDS encoding Na/Pi cotransporter family protein yields MIVSILAPFTFGLTFFLFGMYAMRSGFQNLAGKKMEEWMGRFTRTPLHSFWIGLFATFVLQSSSAVTVLTIGLTNAGIIQFTQTVGIILGTNLGTTVTTELVALKLESFAIPMLLIGVALWLMPRRNIRCIGLVVAGFGLIFLGIDTLKVMAKPLEQSETFRSLFLESRHSIWIGLITGIIFTALIHSGSATTVITMGLLSHQILSMETALAIVLGANVGTCFTAVIAAIGTNTASKQVAWCHTLFNVAGAIVFLPFLSQLALVSAFLTDSPAMQIAHSQTIFNLVCSLVALPFVPQIARFIQWLIPDKRRPTDLTFRKKMVSSRWK; encoded by the coding sequence GTGATAGTCTCCATCCTCGCCCCTTTTACATTTGGGCTCACGTTTTTTCTTTTCGGTATGTACGCCATGCGCTCCGGCTTTCAAAACCTCGCCGGCAAAAAAATGGAAGAATGGATGGGGCGCTTTACTCGTACCCCACTCCATAGCTTCTGGATTGGTCTCTTCGCTACTTTTGTCTTGCAAAGCTCCAGTGCGGTAACTGTCCTGACGATTGGGCTGACGAACGCAGGCATCATCCAGTTCACGCAAACCGTCGGCATCATTTTGGGAACCAATCTGGGCACGACCGTGACAACGGAGCTGGTTGCGCTCAAGCTCGAGTCCTTTGCCATCCCCATGCTTCTCATCGGAGTAGCTCTATGGCTGATGCCGCGTCGAAACATTCGTTGCATCGGTCTCGTCGTCGCTGGCTTCGGACTGATCTTCCTCGGTATCGATACATTGAAAGTAATGGCGAAGCCTTTGGAGCAGTCTGAGACGTTTCGTTCGCTTTTTCTGGAAAGCAGACATTCCATCTGGATCGGTTTGATAACCGGGATCATTTTCACCGCTCTCATTCATAGCGGTTCCGCTACGACCGTCATCACGATGGGTCTGCTCAGTCATCAAATTCTTTCGATGGAAACGGCACTCGCCATCGTATTGGGCGCGAACGTCGGAACTTGCTTTACCGCTGTCATCGCTGCAATTGGCACGAATACGGCATCCAAACAGGTCGCATGGTGCCATACGCTCTTCAATGTTGCTGGCGCGATTGTTTTTTTACCGTTTCTTTCCCAGCTTGCCCTCGTCAGTGCATTTTTAACGGATAGTCCTGCTATGCAGATCGCTCATTCACAGACGATCTTCAATCTCGTCTGCTCGTTGGTCGCGCTGCCATTCGTCCCGCAGATAGCCCGGTTTATTCAATGGCTAATCCCTGATAAGCGTCGTCCTACTGACCTCACCTTCAGAAAGAAAATGGTATCAAGTAGATGGAAGTAA
- a CDS encoding D-alanine--D-alanine ligase, whose product MGNQKIRLGIIYGGKSSEHEVSLRTAMSIMQAVDANKYEVTPVYVQLDGSWVTGETLAGQLPDKIEALRLSAKTSVINEATETGQELAVTSKQGSLFAMNEQMDVVFPVVHGPFGEDGTIQGLLELANIPYVGTGVMASAVGMDKWMMKTVFAQAGLPQVKYVGLLRSQWEKGQDNVMDRIERELGYPCFVKPANMGSSVGINKAKNREELKYALEVAAKFDRRLIVEEFVQVRELEIGVLGNEELMTSVVGEVIAAKEFYDYEAKYKGAGTELSIPAIVPEHVSEQIAEIAKQAFQALDGSGLSRVDFFWDEKNDKLYINEVNTMPGFTPFSMYPMLFQAAGVSYSELIDRLVQLAIERHADKGRNVVDAEELD is encoded by the coding sequence ATGGGGAATCAAAAAATTCGACTGGGCATTATTTATGGAGGAAAATCCTCAGAGCATGAAGTTTCATTGCGTACGGCCATGTCCATTATGCAGGCCGTGGATGCAAATAAATATGAGGTAACACCTGTGTACGTTCAATTGGATGGCTCTTGGGTGACTGGAGAAACACTGGCAGGTCAATTGCCGGATAAGATCGAAGCGTTGCGCTTATCGGCAAAAACATCAGTTATTAACGAGGCAACAGAGACAGGGCAAGAGCTGGCAGTAACAAGCAAGCAAGGATCGTTGTTTGCCATGAATGAGCAAATGGATGTTGTTTTCCCTGTGGTTCACGGACCATTTGGCGAAGATGGGACGATTCAAGGATTGTTGGAATTGGCGAATATCCCGTACGTGGGAACCGGAGTAATGGCTTCCGCTGTCGGAATGGATAAATGGATGATGAAGACCGTCTTTGCACAGGCTGGACTTCCGCAAGTGAAATATGTAGGCTTGCTGCGTTCTCAATGGGAAAAAGGCCAGGACAATGTCATGGATCGGATCGAGCGTGAACTCGGCTACCCGTGTTTCGTCAAACCGGCGAATATGGGCTCCAGCGTAGGGATTAATAAAGCGAAAAATCGTGAGGAACTCAAGTACGCATTAGAGGTAGCTGCCAAATTCGACCGCCGATTAATTGTAGAAGAGTTCGTTCAAGTCCGTGAGTTGGAAATTGGTGTTTTGGGGAATGAAGAGCTGATGACTTCTGTCGTTGGGGAAGTCATTGCTGCTAAAGAATTTTACGATTACGAAGCCAAGTACAAGGGGGCGGGAACAGAGCTTTCCATTCCTGCCATCGTTCCCGAGCATGTATCCGAACAAATCGCGGAAATAGCCAAGCAGGCATTCCAAGCACTCGATGGCTCTGGCCTTTCCCGAGTAGACTTTTTCTGGGATGAGAAAAACGACAAACTCTATATCAACGAAGTGAATACGATGCCAGGCTTTACGCCGTTTAGCATGTATCCAATGCTCTTCCAAGCAGCGGGTGTGAGCTACAGCGAGCTGATCGATCGTCTGGTGCAACTCGCTATCGAGCGACATGCGGACAAAGGTCGCAACGTCGTAGATGCGGAAGAGTTGGATTAA
- a CDS encoding LrgB family protein — protein MLSQFLAILVSIAGYKGATMINARFQRLQPLLVAVILVWTMWWLFSGDWEAFAAGGSWISFWLGPATVALAIPLAKQIKEFAHIWRGVMLGVCAGCAVAIFVVMAVHWCLGSDELVYKSMLSKSVTTPIALELSRSIGGEPALAAFFTALTGMVGVMIARPVLKWGKITDDWAIGIAIGTSAHAIGTASLNRVSPVQTAASSVAMIVAGVITSIYLIPFSF, from the coding sequence ATGCTTAGTCAATTTCTCGCCATTTTGGTATCCATAGCAGGGTACAAAGGCGCAACAATGATCAACGCTCGATTCCAACGATTGCAGCCTCTCTTGGTGGCTGTAATCTTGGTTTGGACCATGTGGTGGCTGTTTAGTGGTGATTGGGAGGCGTTTGCTGCCGGAGGATCGTGGATTTCCTTTTGGCTCGGCCCTGCAACGGTGGCACTCGCTATTCCACTGGCTAAACAGATCAAGGAGTTTGCTCATATCTGGCGCGGCGTTATGCTTGGTGTATGTGCAGGCTGCGCAGTTGCGATCTTCGTCGTTATGGCGGTTCATTGGTGTCTGGGTTCAGATGAGCTCGTATACAAAAGCATGCTCAGTAAATCTGTGACCACCCCGATTGCGTTGGAGCTGAGTCGGTCCATAGGTGGGGAACCTGCACTTGCAGCCTTTTTTACCGCGCTGACGGGGATGGTCGGTGTGATGATTGCCCGTCCTGTTCTCAAATGGGGAAAAATCACCGATGATTGGGCAATCGGGATCGCCATCGGTACGAGTGCACACGCCATTGGCACGGCTAGCCTGAACCGTGTTTCTCCTGTTCAAACGGCAGCGTCCAGTGTCGCAATGATCGTGGCAGGCGTCATTACTTCCATCTACTTGATACCATTTTCTTTCTGA
- a CDS encoding NUDIX hydrolase yields the protein MREISAGGVVYQKQDTEYMLLLIEDRYGKVTLAKGKQEMGETIEETALREVLEETGVAGRLGSKLDMITYVYTHPVTGESIDKEVHYYLVEAYNTEITVQLEEINDVHWHSAKEAWDLQLQRGYRNNDSIFRLAFEHLGIEV from the coding sequence ATGAGGGAGATATCGGCAGGAGGCGTTGTATACCAGAAGCAAGACACAGAGTACATGCTCCTATTGATTGAAGACCGCTATGGCAAAGTAACACTCGCAAAAGGGAAGCAGGAGATGGGCGAGACCATCGAAGAAACGGCTCTGCGCGAGGTTTTAGAAGAAACAGGCGTAGCAGGACGCTTGGGTTCCAAGCTTGATATGATCACCTACGTGTATACGCATCCGGTAACGGGTGAATCCATCGACAAAGAAGTCCATTATTATTTGGTGGAAGCCTATAACACAGAGATCACCGTGCAGCTAGAAGAAATCAATGATGTTCATTGGCATTCTGCAAAGGAAGCATGGGATTTGCAACTGCAACGAGGATACCGAAACAATGACAGCATTTTTCGCCTTGCATTCGAACATTTAGGGATAGAGGTGTAG
- a CDS encoding IucA/IucC family protein, which translates to MFVVKHIAEHATMQSFLNCYLRETGKGEWINRKDEITKQLTKIIQPSTTGTYLHCELPQQGISLYVGVKYHSVTGRHLFHYPACYRSGDCTRFVQADYLTLAVLLIKELTLQHGENAVPDELVLRMIQSCQSIEKFVRTRQSNAEILYGVEQSFIEAEQALLFGHLFHPTPKSQQGIPEAKQALYAPECCGKFQLHLFAAHPSIVHEKSGLKESTTQLLKGEFPSISDVDPSFSIVPIHPLQAEWLLEQVAIQSLIEKGLLLYLGPAGEEYMATSSLRTVYHPEKKYMLKLSVPIKVTNSLRINKLSEMEIGLEAKQLFETGIGEVSRKYPGFGFISDPAYITITLDQAEETGFEVILRDNPFMGSHARQVTQIAALVQDPLPGYKSRLATIIHHLAQKEGKALEVVSLEWFKRYVDISLKPMVWLYLKYGIGLEAHQQNSVVTLKDGYPEQFFYRDNQGYYFSESMQEVLETELPGIGKASRNIYKDHLVDERITYYMIFNHMFGLINGFGTEGLIDEQILLAEMHEVLTEFLPMNREASKFLENLLTREQLPCKANLLTRFYDLDELTQPEERSSVFVYIDNPLAKVKQTEKAELHAFG; encoded by the coding sequence ATGTTCGTAGTCAAGCATATCGCAGAGCATGCAACGATGCAGAGCTTTCTCAATTGTTATCTCCGAGAAACAGGTAAGGGCGAGTGGATCAATCGGAAAGACGAGATTACGAAGCAGCTAACGAAAATCATACAGCCGAGTACAACTGGTACGTACCTTCATTGTGAACTCCCGCAGCAGGGGATTTCCCTCTATGTCGGTGTCAAATATCATTCGGTGACAGGCAGGCATTTGTTTCATTATCCAGCTTGCTACCGAAGTGGTGACTGTACTCGTTTCGTTCAGGCGGACTATTTGACATTAGCGGTTCTTTTGATTAAAGAACTAACGCTTCAGCATGGGGAAAATGCAGTTCCAGATGAATTAGTCTTGCGCATGATTCAAAGCTGCCAAAGCATTGAGAAATTTGTTCGGACTCGCCAAAGTAATGCGGAGATTTTATATGGAGTGGAACAAAGCTTCATCGAAGCAGAGCAGGCGCTTTTATTCGGTCATTTGTTCCATCCAACCCCGAAGAGTCAACAAGGAATTCCTGAGGCCAAGCAAGCGTTGTATGCACCGGAGTGTTGCGGGAAGTTTCAGCTTCACTTGTTTGCTGCCCATCCGTCGATTGTTCACGAAAAATCTGGGCTAAAAGAATCCACTACGCAATTACTGAAGGGTGAGTTTCCTTCGATATCTGATGTCGATCCATCATTTTCAATCGTCCCGATTCATCCGCTTCAAGCAGAATGGTTGCTAGAACAGGTAGCCATACAATCCTTGATCGAGAAAGGGTTGCTTCTTTATCTGGGTCCAGCAGGTGAGGAGTATATGGCAACATCCTCTCTTAGAACGGTTTATCATCCTGAAAAAAAATATATGCTCAAGCTGTCCGTCCCAATCAAAGTTACGAATTCTTTACGGATCAACAAGTTAAGTGAGATGGAGATTGGTTTAGAGGCGAAACAACTTTTTGAAACAGGGATTGGTGAAGTAAGTCGCAAGTATCCGGGCTTTGGCTTTATCTCTGATCCGGCTTACATCACGATCACGTTGGATCAGGCGGAAGAAACGGGATTTGAAGTAATCCTGCGTGATAATCCCTTTATGGGGAGTCATGCTCGTCAGGTCACGCAAATCGCTGCACTCGTACAAGATCCACTTCCTGGATACAAGAGTAGGTTGGCAACAATCATTCACCATCTGGCACAAAAAGAAGGGAAGGCACTGGAAGTAGTTAGTTTGGAATGGTTTAAGCGGTATGTAGATATTTCATTGAAGCCAATGGTATGGCTCTATCTAAAGTACGGAATCGGCTTGGAAGCCCATCAACAGAATAGTGTTGTCACTCTGAAAGACGGATACCCCGAGCAGTTCTTTTATCGTGATAATCAAGGCTACTATTTCTCAGAATCGATGCAAGAAGTATTAGAGACAGAATTACCTGGGATTGGCAAGGCGAGTAGAAACATTTACAAAGACCATCTTGTAGACGAGCGCATCACCTATTATATGATTTTTAACCATATGTTTGGACTCATTAACGGATTTGGAACGGAAGGATTAATTGATGAACAAATCTTATTGGCAGAGATGCATGAGGTTTTGACGGAGTTTTTACCTATGAATCGAGAGGCGTCGAAGTTTCTGGAGAATCTACTTACTCGCGAACAGCTTCCGTGTAAGGCGAATCTGCTCACGCGCTTCTATGATCTGGATGAATTAACCCAACCGGAAGAGAGATCATCTGTTTTTGTTTACATAGATAATCCTTTAGCAAAAGTAAAGCAGACCGAAAAGGCTGAGCTGCATGCTTTTGGATAG
- a CDS encoding class I SAM-dependent rRNA methyltransferase, producing MARVLLNQHRKKRLEVGHPWIFQSEVLEIQGDVEPGEIVEVTNHKGHFLAKGYINPASQMIVRILSYDQKEEIDYDFFLRKIKQAAEFRTRFVDNPRACRGIYGEADFLPGLIVDRYEDTLVVQVLSLGMEKRIDWIRDALVEVFAPTGIYLRNDVPVRELEGLTQGKEVLYGECPREVLIEENGLKYYVDIVEGQKTGFFYDQRENRASIAPLMKGWGEKHGITLSSMEAEGETKQVPVDKRGKVVKNPFWDGAEVLECFTHTGSFTLNACKHGAKKVTALDISDHAIETAKRNITLNGFLHRVDFVVANAFDYLRENVEAGKSWDVVILDPPAFAKSRGAVKGACRGYKDINLNGMKLVRPGGFLVTASCSYHMSPELFLQTIQEAAIDAKKILRLIEWRGAGKDHPQISGADEAHYLKFAIFEVRDRR from the coding sequence ATGGCACGTGTACTATTGAATCAACATCGGAAAAAGCGGCTAGAAGTAGGACATCCGTGGATTTTTCAATCAGAGGTATTAGAAATTCAAGGGGATGTAGAACCAGGTGAAATCGTCGAGGTCACCAATCACAAAGGACATTTTTTGGCAAAGGGCTACATCAACCCAGCTTCACAAATGATCGTGCGCATTTTGAGTTACGACCAAAAGGAAGAGATCGACTACGACTTTTTCTTACGTAAAATCAAGCAGGCGGCAGAATTCCGGACGCGATTTGTCGACAACCCACGAGCTTGCCGCGGCATTTACGGGGAAGCCGACTTTTTGCCAGGACTCATCGTCGACCGCTACGAAGACACATTGGTTGTCCAAGTCCTCTCATTGGGGATGGAGAAGCGCATCGATTGGATTCGGGATGCATTGGTAGAGGTATTTGCACCGACCGGTATTTATTTGCGCAATGATGTACCTGTCCGTGAACTGGAAGGGCTGACACAGGGCAAAGAAGTCCTGTACGGAGAGTGTCCGCGTGAGGTATTGATCGAAGAAAACGGTTTGAAATACTATGTGGATATCGTAGAGGGGCAAAAGACCGGCTTCTTCTATGATCAACGGGAAAATCGTGCTTCCATTGCGCCATTGATGAAAGGCTGGGGCGAAAAGCACGGCATAACCCTGTCGAGCATGGAGGCAGAAGGCGAGACAAAGCAGGTGCCTGTGGACAAGCGTGGTAAAGTGGTCAAAAATCCGTTTTGGGATGGCGCCGAGGTATTGGAATGCTTTACACATACTGGTTCCTTTACCCTGAATGCTTGCAAGCACGGTGCGAAAAAAGTGACAGCCCTCGATATTTCCGATCACGCCATCGAAACAGCGAAGCGAAACATTACACTCAATGGCTTCTTGCATCGCGTTGATTTCGTGGTGGCTAATGCGTTTGATTACTTGCGTGAAAATGTAGAGGCAGGCAAGAGCTGGGATGTGGTCATTCTTGACCCGCCAGCGTTCGCGAAATCCCGTGGAGCAGTGAAGGGCGCTTGCCGCGGTTACAAAGACATTAACTTAAACGGAATGAAGCTCGTCCGTCCAGGTGGATTTCTCGTTACCGCGTCTTGCTCGTACCATATGTCACCTGAGCTGTTCCTGCAAACGATCCAAGAAGCAGCGATCGATGCGAAAAAGATATTGCGCCTGATTGAATGGCGAGGCGCGGGCAAGGATCATCCGCAAATCAGTGGGGCTGATGAGGCTCATTACTTGAAATTTGCCATCTTTGAAGTAAGAGATCGTCGATAG